One Denticeps clupeoides chromosome 12, fDenClu1.1, whole genome shotgun sequence genomic window carries:
- the hemk1 gene encoding MTRF1L release factor glutamine methyltransferase isoform X1: MMLFRPNAILPFIYPKNTGVSRQVLTCAARGVGGSGLTVQQAVMKWQEDFQVSGVAEPELSSQYIVAHVLGLKTLDSLGRRSLVQILSDRQTQRIWELCTQRITRKPVQYVIEEWDFRDLTLKMRPPVFIPRPETEELVRLVLDDLQKQGVGDGLRFLEVGCGSGAISLSLLHSMPQLRGVALDQSQEAVDLTKENAHRLGLSDRLEVLHLDLIKDEDLVLRRCAPVQLLVSNPPYLFTEDMNALAPEVYRFEDHAALDGGQEGMCVIDQILTLASELLSEQGHVYLEVEPRHPPIIRNRLQQRIMGLEYVVTHYDISNRPRFCVLQRR, encoded by the exons ATGATGTTATTTCGTCCGAACGCCATACTGCCGTTCATTTACCCGAAAAACACAGGTGTATCGCGACAG GTGTTGACATGTGCAGCACGTGGTGTTGGAGGTTCAGGACTCACGGTGCAGCAGGCTGTGATGAAATGGCAGGAGGATTTTCAAGTTTCCGGGGTTGCTGAACCTGAGCTCTCAAGCCAGTACATTGTTGCTCATGTTCTGGGTCTGAAAACC CTGGACAGTCTTGGCAGGAGAAGCTTAGTCCAAATTCTATCTGACAGGCAAACCCAGAGGATTTGGGAGTTGTGTACTCAGCGCATTACAAG GAAACCTGTGCAGTATGTGATTGAGGAATGGGATTTTAGAGACCTGACTTTAAAGATGAGACCCCCAGTCTTCATACCTCGGCCTGAGACTGAG GAGTTGGTTAGGCTCGTGCTGGATGACCTCCAGAAGCAGGGTGTGGGAGATGGACTACGCTTCCTGGAAGTTGGCTGTGGCTCTGGAGCCATTTCCCTCAGTTTGCTGCACAGCATGCCACAG CTCAGGGGTGTTGCCCTGGATCAAAGTCAAGAAGCTGTTGACCTCACCAAAGAGAATGCACACAG ACTGGGCCTTAGTGACAGACTGGAAGTACTTCACTTGGATCTCATTAAAG ATGAAGACCTAGTTCTGAGGAGATGTGCTCCTGTTCAGCTGTTGGTCAGCAATCCACCTTACCTGTTCACTGAGGACATGAATGCACTTGCGCCTGAAGTCTACAG GTTTGAGGACCATGCTGCTCTGGACGGGGGACAGGAGGGCATGTGTGTCATAGACCAGATTTTAACTTTGGCATCAGAACTTCTATCAGAACAAGG TCACGTGTACCTAGAGGTGGAGCCTCGGCATCCCCCGATCATCCGGAACAGGCTTCAACAGAGGATTATGGGATTGGAATATGTGGTGACCCATTATGATATTTCAAACAG GCCAAGATTCTGCGTTCTCCAAAGGCGTTGA
- the nprl2 gene encoding GATOR1 complex protein NPRL2: MDAHSRIECIFFSEFHPTLGPKITYQVPEEYISRELFDTVQVYIITKPELQNKLITVTALDKKLIGCPVCIEHKKYSRNALLFNLGLVCDSSTKTCALEPLVKKLSGYLTTLELESGFISNEESKQKLLPIMSTLLEELNTTGACTLPIDKSNTIHLKLIELRKDPMIVQEYDVPVFTQSKDHFIKSQWDLTTQQILPYIDGFRHIQKISAEADVELNLVRIAVQNLLYYEVVTLVSIFQYSNVYCATPKVQNLIDDKGIQEECLHYVTKAGQRASLRDVFQLYCGLTPGTTVRDLCSRYSQQLQRVDERKLIQFGLMKGLIRRLQKYPVKVVRDERSRPPRLYTGCHSYDEICCKTGMSYRELDERLENDPNIIICWK, translated from the exons atgGACGCCCACAGTCGAATTGAGTGCATATTTTTCAGCGAATTTCATCCGACGCTGGGTCCAAAAATTACATACCAG GTTCCGGAAGAGTATATTTCCAGGGAGCTGTTCGACACGGTGCAGGTCTACATCATCACCAAACCAGAGCTGCAGAACAAGCTCATCACAGT CACGGCCCTGGATAAGAAACTCATTGGATGCCCTGTGTGCATTGAGCACAAGAAGTACAGTCGCAATGCTCTGCTCTTTAACCTTGGCCTGGTGTGCGACTCCAGCACGAAGACCTGTGCTCTGGAACCTCTGGTAAAGAAGCTGTCAGGATACCTGACCACACTGGAG CTAGAGAGCGGCTTCATTTCGAATGAGGAGAGCAAACAGAAGCTCTTACCCATCATGTCCACCCTGCTGGAAGAACTCAACACCACTGGAGCCTGCACTCTGCCTATTG ACAAGTCCAACACAATTCACCTGAAGCTGATCGAGTTGCGGAAGGATCCTATGATTGTGCAGGAGTACGATGTTCCAGTCTTCACACAGAGCAAAGATCACTTCATCAAGTCCCAGTGGGACTTAACCACACAGCAG ATCCTGCCTTACATCGATGGTTTTCGACACATTCAGAAGATCTCAGCTGAGGCGGACGTGGAGTTGAATTTGGTGCGAATAGCTGTTCAGAACTTGTT gtATTATGAAGTTGTGACCCTTGTATCAATATTTCAG TACTCCAATGTTTATTGTGCAACACCTAAAGTCCAGAACCTCATAGACGACAAGGGCATTCAGGAAGAGTGTCTGCATTATGTGACTAAAGCAG GACAAAGGGCTAGTCTCAGAGATGTGTTCCAGCTGTACTGCGGTCTTACCCCTGGAACCACGGTGCGAGACCTTTGCTCCCGGTATTCACAGCAACTACAGCGGGTTGATGAAAG GAAGTTAATCCAATTCGGCCTGATGAAGGGTCTCATTCGTCGGCTGCAGAAGTATCCCGTAAAAGTTGTCCGCGACGAGCGCAGCAGGCCACCACGGCTTTATACAGGCTGCCACAGTTATGATGAGATCTGCTGCAAAACCG GAATGAGCTACAGGGAGCTGGACGAACGGCTTGAAAATGACCCGAACATCATCATCTGCTGGAAATGA
- the hemk1 gene encoding MTRF1L release factor glutamine methyltransferase isoform X2, with product MKCSLASQLDSLGRRSLVQILSDRQTQRIWELCTQRITRKPVQYVIEEWDFRDLTLKMRPPVFIPRPETEELVRLVLDDLQKQGVGDGLRFLEVGCGSGAISLSLLHSMPQLRGVALDQSQEAVDLTKENAHRLGLSDRLEVLHLDLIKDEDLVLRRCAPVQLLVSNPPYLFTEDMNALAPEVYRFEDHAALDGGQEGMCVIDQILTLASELLSEQGHVYLEVEPRHPPIIRNRLQQRIMGLEYVVTHYDISNRPRFCVLQRR from the exons atGAAATGCTCTCTGGCTTCACAGCTGGACAGTCTTGGCAGGAGAAGCTTAGTCCAAATTCTATCTGACAGGCAAACCCAGAGGATTTGGGAGTTGTGTACTCAGCGCATTACAAG GAAACCTGTGCAGTATGTGATTGAGGAATGGGATTTTAGAGACCTGACTTTAAAGATGAGACCCCCAGTCTTCATACCTCGGCCTGAGACTGAG GAGTTGGTTAGGCTCGTGCTGGATGACCTCCAGAAGCAGGGTGTGGGAGATGGACTACGCTTCCTGGAAGTTGGCTGTGGCTCTGGAGCCATTTCCCTCAGTTTGCTGCACAGCATGCCACAG CTCAGGGGTGTTGCCCTGGATCAAAGTCAAGAAGCTGTTGACCTCACCAAAGAGAATGCACACAG ACTGGGCCTTAGTGACAGACTGGAAGTACTTCACTTGGATCTCATTAAAG ATGAAGACCTAGTTCTGAGGAGATGTGCTCCTGTTCAGCTGTTGGTCAGCAATCCACCTTACCTGTTCACTGAGGACATGAATGCACTTGCGCCTGAAGTCTACAG GTTTGAGGACCATGCTGCTCTGGACGGGGGACAGGAGGGCATGTGTGTCATAGACCAGATTTTAACTTTGGCATCAGAACTTCTATCAGAACAAGG TCACGTGTACCTAGAGGTGGAGCCTCGGCATCCCCCGATCATCCGGAACAGGCTTCAACAGAGGATTATGGGATTGGAATATGTGGTGACCCATTATGATATTTCAAACAG GCCAAGATTCTGCGTTCTCCAAAGGCGTTGA
- the cisha gene encoding cytokine-inducible SH2-containing protein, with protein sequence MILCAQGPRAILPEAPSPGVPLGPPQLWDASAGLRALISNFCYLDISGWYWGAITASEAHGVLQDVPDGTFLVRDSSHPLYMLTLSVRTPRGPTNVRIEYSYGRFRLDSTTPAHPRLRSFPDIPSLVQHYVGSVPGGAESGGIPGGESASKPESGKAKKPVLPLPDPQDNGVLLKLRQPLRRAQAFPSLQHLTRLTIHRHTSSTSLLPLPHPLLDFLKEYPFQL encoded by the exons ATGATCCTTTGCGCTCAagg TCCCAGGGCAATCCTTCCAGAAGCGCCGAGTCCGGGGGTCCCGCTGGGTCCCCCCCAGCTGTGGGACGCGTCGGCTGGACTGCGGGCTCTCATCAGCAACTTCTGCTACCTCGACATCTCAG GTTGGTACTGGGGCGCCATCACAGCCAGTGAAGCCCATGGTGTGCTCCAGGACGTGCCAGATGGCACATTTCTGGTGCGGGACAGCAGCCATCCCCTGTACATGCTAACCCTGTCAGTGAGGACGCCGCGCGGCCCCACCAACGTGCGCATCGAGTACAGCTACGGCCGCTTCCGTCTAGATTCCACCACCCCGGCCCACCCCCGACTGCGGTCTTTCCCCGACATTCCCAGCCTGGTGCAGCACTACGTGGGCTCGGTCCCTGGGGGTGCGGAGAGTGGCGGAATTCCAGGGGGGGAGTCCGCCTCAAAACCAGAGAGCGGCAAAGCCAAGAAGCCCGTCCTGCCGCTGCCCGACCCCCAAGACAACGGCGTTCTGCTGAAGCTGAGGCAGCCGCTCCGCCGGGCCCAGGCGTTCCCCAGCCTCCAGCACCTCACGCGCCTCACCATCCACAGGCACACGAGCAGCACGTCCCTGCTGCCCCTCCCTCACCCGCTGCTGGACTTCCTGAAGGAGTACCCCTTCCAACTGTGA
- the LOC114800613 gene encoding zinc finger MYND domain-containing protein 10, translating to MENVILFQEAEGFIQALEKFPLKEVGSARWFHQHEHIEKLNMQAVLDASSNRDEFVKELLVSLGKIPTLVHSMISVEIWKQKIFSIFCKLQDFNPKSSTALYMVIYHEATIMNLLETIMYHKDSCEAAEDAVVDLVDYCHRKLTLLIGKTAHGQQPSEESITGPDITTVQGLQKQRDELELEIALKALSVLRYITDHVESLGLSVLSRLLRTHNLPCVLVQLVEHSPWSRHNAHRLEKYMDGKWREVPPEDQLKMSKQDGQVWITLLNLLLRPECQGKYDFNNFNKNQLLKLRGFLNDVLIDQLPNLEDLRRFLGHLAVTDPAPPKKDLILEQMPEICNSIMEENAGKWQAIAKHQVKNTFNPSDSELREQAGRLSQLYNLNILENLISEKPKCASCGAEATKRCSHCQSEWYCKRECQVKNWPKHKVVCQLVAKSTEKLRKDGK from the exons ATGGAGAACGTGATCTTATTCCAAGAGGCGGAGGGTTTCATCCAGGCTCTGGAGAAGTTTCCTCTGAAGGAGGTCGGCTCCGCCAG GTGGTTTCATCAGCATGAGCATATCGAGAAACTCAACATGCAAGCTGTACTGGATGCCAGTTCCAACCGGGATGAGTTTGTCAAGGAGCTGCTGGTTTCACTGGGAAAG ATTCCCACTCTGGTCCACAGCATGATTTCTGTTGAAATTTGGAAACAGAAGATATTCTCAATTTTTTGTAAACTTCAAGACTTCAATCCAAAGAGCAGTACTGCTTTGTACATGGTG ATTTACCATGAAGCCACAATCATGAACCTTCTGGAGACTATAATGTATCATAAA GACTCCTGTGAAGCTGCAGAGGATGCAGTTGTGGACCTGGTGGACTACTGCCACCGTAAACTTACCCTTCTAATAGGGAAGACGGCACACGGCCAGCAACCTTCCGAAGAAAGCATTACGGGCCCAGATATCACCACTGTACAG GGCCTTCAGAAGCAAAGGGATGAGCTGGAGTTGGAGATTGCCCTTAAGGCCTTGTCTGTGTTGCGCTACATCACGGACCACGTGGAGAG CTTGGGTCTGAGCGTGCTCAGTAGACTCCTGCGCACCCATAACCTCCCCTGCGTGCTGGTGCAGTTGGTGGAGCACAGTCCCTGGAGCCGACATAACGCAC ACAGGCTTGAGAAGTACATGGATGGAAAGTGGAGGGAGGTTCCTCCTGAAGACCAGCTGAAGATGAGCAAACAGGATGGGCAGGTGTGGATCACCCTCTTGAACCTGCTGCTGAGGCCTGAATGCCAGGGGAAATATGATTTCAACAACTTCAACAAGAACCAGCTCTTAAAG CTCAGAGGATTTCTAAACGATGTCCTCATTGACCAGCTTCCCAATCTGGAGGACCTTCGCCGCTTCCTCGGCCACCTGGCGGTTACGGACcctgcccccccaaaaaaggacCTAATCTTGGAGCAG ATGCCGGAAATATGTAACAGCATCATGGAGGAGAATGCAGGCAAGTGGCAGGCCATTGCCAAACATCAGGTGAAGAACACCTTCAACCCCTCAGACAGCGAGCTGAGAGAACAGGCAGGCAG GCTGTCTCAGTTATACAACCTAAATATCCTGGAAAATCTCATCTCTGAGAAGCCAAAGTGTGCTTCCTGTGGAGCCGAAGCCACAAAGCGCTGTTCCCATTGCCAGAGCGAGTGGTACTGCAAGAG AGAGTGCCAGGTGAAGAACTGGCCTAAACATAAGGTGGTGTGCCAGCTCGTGGCCAAGTCCACAGAGAAACTCAGGAAGGATGGGAAATGA